The following proteins are co-located in the Apium graveolens cultivar Ventura chromosome 5, ASM990537v1, whole genome shotgun sequence genome:
- the LOC141661535 gene encoding uncharacterized protein LOC141661535 isoform X3, with protein MSAFSYDKQYHSFLLDSSLMFLIPDTTTNMSCFTEQSIYNIHHPFYDQADLKVEILPSVNTSTNSTCNNDTQHHQVTNPMEKTKNNFRQSHSKLKGKKPWKETSSSNIDKGCISMRSEKKLNNKKRSRRSGDNDNKKKKSISEEKESNGAVTEYVHVRARRGQATDSHSLAERVRREKISKRMKLLQALVPGCDKVTSKALMLDEIINYVQSLKNQVEFLSLKVATVDPILYAYGMNVDEFMTKPEVQNQRTTCSLEATNETDVQQQNCTQGQATNNIFNTSSGYSLIEQQNHTQATNNIFSTYGDYSVIDESTLLQLQQAQMSNFMSQSQKRIRK; from the exons ATGTCAGCCTTTTCATATGATAAGCAGTACCACTCATTTCTTCTTGACAGCTCTCTTATGTTCTTAATTCCAGATACTACCACTAACATGTCTTGCTTTACAGAGCAATCAATCTATAATATTCACCATCCATTTTATGATCAAGCTGATCTGAAAGTTGAGATACTGCCCTCTGTGAATACAAGTACTAATAGTACATGCAATAACGATACTCAGCACCATCAAGTAACTAATCCGATGGAGAAGACAAAAAACAACTTCCGACAATCTCACTCCAAG CTGAAAGGCAAGAAGCCATGGAAAGAAACAAGTAGTAGTAACATTGATAAAGGTTGTATCAGTATGAGATCAGAGAAGAAGCTGAATAATAAGAAGAGGAGTAGAAGATCAGGGGATAATGATAATAAGAAGAAAAAAAGTATcagtgaagaaaaagaaagcaatgGAGCTGTAACTGAATACGTTCATGTTAGAGCTAGGAGGGGGCAAGCTACAGACAGTCACAGTCTAGCTGAACGG GTCAGGAGAGAAAAAATAAGCAAGAGGATGAAGCTATTGCAGGCTCTTGTACCTGGTTGTGATAAG GTTACAAGCAAAGCTCTTATGCTGGACGAGATTATTAACTATGTGCAGTCCTTAAAAAATCAAGTCGAG TTCCTTTCATTGAAAGTTGCTACTGTGGATCCCATACTCTATGCCTATGGAATGAACGTGGATGAATTCATGACCAAACCTGAGGTTCAAAACCAG AGAACGACCTGCAGCTTGGAAGCAACAAATGAGACAGATGTGCAACAACAAAACTGTACCCAGGGCCAGGCCACAAATAACATTTTCAACACATCTAGTGGCTATTCACTTATTGAACAACAAAACCATACTCAGGCCACAAACAACATATTTAGCACATATGGTGACTATTCAGTAATTGACGAATCAACTTTACTTCAACTTCAACAGGCCCAGATGTCAAATTTCATGTCTCAGTCTCAG AAACGCATCAGAAAATAA
- the LOC141661535 gene encoding uncharacterized protein LOC141661535 isoform X2, whose product MSAFSYDKQYHSFLLDSSLMFLIPDTTTNMSCFTEQSIYNIHHPFYDQADLKVEILPSVNTSTNSTCNNDTQHHQVTNPMEKTKNNFRQSHSKLKGKKPWKETSSSNIDKGCISMRSEKKLNNKKRSRRSGDNDNKKKKSISEEKESNGAVTEYVHVRARRGQATDSHSLAERVRREKISKRMKLLQALVPGCDKVTSKALMLDEIINYVQSLKNQVEFLSLKVATVDPILYAYGMNVDEFMTKPERTTCSLEATNETDVQQQNCTQGQATNNIFNTSSGYSLIEQQNHTQATNNIFSTYGDYSVIDESTLLQLQQAQMSNFMSQSQSDTGNINEQLLWNVDEQIPRTIYHSGFANNL is encoded by the exons ATGTCAGCCTTTTCATATGATAAGCAGTACCACTCATTTCTTCTTGACAGCTCTCTTATGTTCTTAATTCCAGATACTACCACTAACATGTCTTGCTTTACAGAGCAATCAATCTATAATATTCACCATCCATTTTATGATCAAGCTGATCTGAAAGTTGAGATACTGCCCTCTGTGAATACAAGTACTAATAGTACATGCAATAACGATACTCAGCACCATCAAGTAACTAATCCGATGGAGAAGACAAAAAACAACTTCCGACAATCTCACTCCAAG CTGAAAGGCAAGAAGCCATGGAAAGAAACAAGTAGTAGTAACATTGATAAAGGTTGTATCAGTATGAGATCAGAGAAGAAGCTGAATAATAAGAAGAGGAGTAGAAGATCAGGGGATAATGATAATAAGAAGAAAAAAAGTATcagtgaagaaaaagaaagcaatgGAGCTGTAACTGAATACGTTCATGTTAGAGCTAGGAGGGGGCAAGCTACAGACAGTCACAGTCTAGCTGAACGG GTCAGGAGAGAAAAAATAAGCAAGAGGATGAAGCTATTGCAGGCTCTTGTACCTGGTTGTGATAAG GTTACAAGCAAAGCTCTTATGCTGGACGAGATTATTAACTATGTGCAGTCCTTAAAAAATCAAGTCGAG TTCCTTTCATTGAAAGTTGCTACTGTGGATCCCATACTCTATGCCTATGGAATGAACGTGGATGAATTCATGACCAAACCTGAG AGAACGACCTGCAGCTTGGAAGCAACAAATGAGACAGATGTGCAACAACAAAACTGTACCCAGGGCCAGGCCACAAATAACATTTTCAACACATCTAGTGGCTATTCACTTATTGAACAACAAAACCATACTCAGGCCACAAACAACATATTTAGCACATATGGTGACTATTCAGTAATTGACGAATCAACTTTACTTCAACTTCAACAGGCCCAGATGTCAAATTTCATGTCTCAGTCTCAG AGTGACACCGGCAATATTAATGAACAACTATTATGGAACGTGGATGAACAAATACCTAGAACTATTTATCATTCTGGTTTCGCCAACAACTTATAA
- the LOC141661535 gene encoding uncharacterized protein LOC141661535 isoform X1, which produces MSAFSYDKQYHSFLLDSSLMFLIPDTTTNMSCFTEQSIYNIHHPFYDQADLKVEILPSVNTSTNSTCNNDTQHHQVTNPMEKTKNNFRQSHSKLKGKKPWKETSSSNIDKGCISMRSEKKLNNKKRSRRSGDNDNKKKKSISEEKESNGAVTEYVHVRARRGQATDSHSLAERVRREKISKRMKLLQALVPGCDKVTSKALMLDEIINYVQSLKNQVEFLSLKVATVDPILYAYGMNVDEFMTKPEVQNQRTTCSLEATNETDVQQQNCTQGQATNNIFNTSSGYSLIEQQNHTQATNNIFSTYGDYSVIDESTLLQLQQAQMSNFMSQSQSDTGNINEQLLWNVDEQIPRTIYHSGFANNL; this is translated from the exons ATGTCAGCCTTTTCATATGATAAGCAGTACCACTCATTTCTTCTTGACAGCTCTCTTATGTTCTTAATTCCAGATACTACCACTAACATGTCTTGCTTTACAGAGCAATCAATCTATAATATTCACCATCCATTTTATGATCAAGCTGATCTGAAAGTTGAGATACTGCCCTCTGTGAATACAAGTACTAATAGTACATGCAATAACGATACTCAGCACCATCAAGTAACTAATCCGATGGAGAAGACAAAAAACAACTTCCGACAATCTCACTCCAAG CTGAAAGGCAAGAAGCCATGGAAAGAAACAAGTAGTAGTAACATTGATAAAGGTTGTATCAGTATGAGATCAGAGAAGAAGCTGAATAATAAGAAGAGGAGTAGAAGATCAGGGGATAATGATAATAAGAAGAAAAAAAGTATcagtgaagaaaaagaaagcaatgGAGCTGTAACTGAATACGTTCATGTTAGAGCTAGGAGGGGGCAAGCTACAGACAGTCACAGTCTAGCTGAACGG GTCAGGAGAGAAAAAATAAGCAAGAGGATGAAGCTATTGCAGGCTCTTGTACCTGGTTGTGATAAG GTTACAAGCAAAGCTCTTATGCTGGACGAGATTATTAACTATGTGCAGTCCTTAAAAAATCAAGTCGAG TTCCTTTCATTGAAAGTTGCTACTGTGGATCCCATACTCTATGCCTATGGAATGAACGTGGATGAATTCATGACCAAACCTGAGGTTCAAAACCAG AGAACGACCTGCAGCTTGGAAGCAACAAATGAGACAGATGTGCAACAACAAAACTGTACCCAGGGCCAGGCCACAAATAACATTTTCAACACATCTAGTGGCTATTCACTTATTGAACAACAAAACCATACTCAGGCCACAAACAACATATTTAGCACATATGGTGACTATTCAGTAATTGACGAATCAACTTTACTTCAACTTCAACAGGCCCAGATGTCAAATTTCATGTCTCAGTCTCAG AGTGACACCGGCAATATTAATGAACAACTATTATGGAACGTGGATGAACAAATACCTAGAACTATTTATCATTCTGGTTTCGCCAACAACTTATAA